The nucleotide window CGTCCAGGATGACCCGAAACTACCCCGCGTGCTCCTCATCGGCGATTCTGTCTCACGCGGCTACACCCAGGCTGTCCGCAAGGCCCTCGCAGGCCGTGCCAATGTGCACCGCGCCCCCGCCAACTGCGGCCCCACTGCCAGCGGGCTCAAAAACATCGACATCTGGCTGGGTGACGGCAAATGGGACGTCATCCACTTCAACTTCGGCATCCACGACCGTGCCACCCCCATCGCCGACTACCAGACACGCCTGACACAGCTCATCGAGCGCATGCGCAAAACAGGAGCCAAACTCCTCTGGGCCAGCACCACCCCCTGCCCAGACACCCCCGATGGAAAATCCAAATCCGCCCCCATCATCGAGCGCAATACCGCCGCCGCCGAAGTCATGCAAAAGAACCAAATCGCCATCGACGACCTCTTCACCGCCATCACTCCGCACCTCTCCACCCTGCAAAACCCCAACGACGTCCACTTCAACACCGCTGGCTACGACTTCCTCGGCCAAACCGTCGCCCAAGCGATCCAAACAGCGCTGAAGTAATCAGCGATCACAGTGGAGCATCGAGTTCTTGGTTATTGGTTTGTCCGACCTACTCGTCCTAGATCGCCCTTGGCTACTGGATAAGGCAAATGCTTCGTATCCGATATAGACCGACTCTCAAAAAGGATGTCATAAACGCGTCTTTGGGCGGCACTGGGACTGAAGGATGGAGGGCTGGTCGAACAAAGAGCGCAGGGACTCGATGATACGGTCCTGAAGTTGCTCGGAAGTCTTGGCGATCCAGCCGTTGAACCAGTCGGCTTTCATGCGCAGCCACAAGCGTTCGATGGCGTTGAGATCGGGCGAGCGTGGTGGCAGATACTCGGGCTCAAAGTGGTGCCAGTTAAGGCTCTTGGTCTTGTGCCATGAGGCGTTGTCGAGCACCAGGATGGCGCGGCGTCCTGCCACGTGCGGATTCTCCTCAGCTAGAGTGTCAAGGAACACCTGAAAAGTGACGCTGTCGCACAGGTTGAAGAGCAGTGCGCCGAGACGTCCATCTTTGGGCCGCACTGCGCCAAACACATTGTAGCGGATGTGCTCGCCGAGATAAGGTGAGTGGCGCACCTTGCCGATCTTGGTCCAAGTACTGGCGCGGGCGCGGATCGCCTTCAAAGCCGCTTTCGTCGCTGAACCACAAGTCGACGCTCGGATCGGCCACCCAGCGCTGGAGCTTTTCGCAGAAGGCTTGGCGCTTGTCCTCATCCTGATTGAGCGGCCAGGGGCGCGGA belongs to Verrucomicrobiaceae bacterium and includes:
- a CDS encoding transposase, which gives rise to MKAIRARASTWTKIGKVRHSPYLGEHIRYNVFGAVRPKDGRLGALLFNLCDSVTFQVFLDTLAEENPHVAGRRAILVLDNASWHKTKSLNWHHFEPEYLPPRSPDLNAIERLWLRMKADWFNGWIAKTSEQLQDRIIESLRSLFDQPSILQSQCRPKTRL
- a CDS encoding SGNH/GDSL hydrolase family protein, which codes for MTFHHRLFVLLIAASTACAQTSTTVPKGEPTNAAEAAAKKAQADAALEEQYQSIVAKLPADQQAWERVLQSQLGSFYLPIHKREKVAGRSNAWDFVQDDPKLPRVLLIGDSVSRGYTQAVRKALAGRANVHRAPANCGPTASGLKNIDIWLGDGKWDVIHFNFGIHDRATPIADYQTRLTQLIERMRKTGAKLLWASTTPCPDTPDGKSKSAPIIERNTAAAEVMQKNQIAIDDLFTAITPHLSTLQNPNDVHFNTAGYDFLGQTVAQAIQTALK